A region from the Triticum aestivum cultivar Chinese Spring chromosome 3D, IWGSC CS RefSeq v2.1, whole genome shotgun sequence genome encodes:
- the LOC123074434 gene encoding rapid alkalinization factor, whose protein sequence is MAKLLPAGVAFLLALAAAAALAPSPASALKGAGGLGLGGAAAAVVMRRGGRTCRGTVGECMEYFGVDGEGESEVAAMAGKRRVLQDGSGYIGYDALRRDNVPCSQRGASYYNCQAGAEANPYSRGCSAITQCRG, encoded by the coding sequence ATGGCGAAGCTGCTGCCAGCCGGCGTCGCGTTCCTCCTGGCcctcgccgcggcggcggcgctggccccGTCCCCGGCCTCGGCCTTGAAGGGAGCCGGCGGGCTGggcctcggcggcgcggcggcggccgtggtGATGCGCCGGGGCGGGCGGACGTGCCGGGGCACGGTGGGCGAGTGCATGGAGTACTTCGGCGTGGACGGCGAGGGCGAGAGCGAGGTggcggcgatggccggcaagcgGCGGGTGCTGCAGGACGGGTCCGGGTACATCGGCTACGACGCTCTGCGGCGGGACAACGTGCCGTGCTCGCAGCGCGGGGCCTCCTACTACAACTGCCAGGCCGGCGCCGAGGCCAACCCCTACTCCCGCGGATGCAGCGCCATCACCCAGTGCAGGGGCTGA